A window from Bacteroidota bacterium encodes these proteins:
- a CDS encoding signal recognition particle protein has product MFGNLQEQLESAFKNLKGQARITDLNIASTLKDIRRALVDADVNYKIAKEFTDTIKEKAIGEKVINAISPSQLMVKIVKDELAELMGGDEAPFNTKGSPAVILIAGLQGSGKTTFSAKLANYLKTKKGLSPMLAAADVYRPAAMEQLRVLGEQIGVDVHIELENKDAVAIAQNAIKEARSKNKNVVIIDTAGRLAIDEEMMTEVANIKNAAKPNEILFVVDSMTGQDAVNTAKTFNDRLDFTGVVLTKLDGDTRGGAALSIKYTVNKPIKFTSSGEKMDTLDVFYPERMAQRILGMGDITTLVEKAQEQFDEVQAKKLEAKIRKNKFDFADFKMQLEQIKKMGNMKDLLGMIPGVGKQVKDLDINDDSFKGIEAMINSMTPAERADPDLIDMNRKKRIAKGSGKDITDVNNFMKQFEQMRAMMKNMNKMNMFGKSIPGMKR; this is encoded by the coding sequence ATGTTTGGTAACCTGCAGGAACAATTAGAAAGTGCCTTTAAGAACCTAAAAGGCCAGGCAAGAATAACAGACCTCAATATTGCATCTACTTTAAAGGATATACGCCGTGCATTAGTGGATGCGGATGTGAACTATAAAATAGCCAAAGAATTTACCGATACGATAAAAGAAAAAGCTATTGGTGAAAAAGTGATCAATGCCATCAGCCCATCACAATTGATGGTAAAGATCGTGAAAGATGAATTGGCGGAACTGATGGGTGGTGATGAAGCTCCTTTCAATACAAAAGGAAGCCCTGCTGTCATTCTGATTGCAGGCTTACAGGGTTCGGGTAAAACAACTTTCAGCGCTAAACTGGCAAATTACCTTAAAACCAAAAAAGGCCTTAGCCCGATGCTGGCAGCAGCCGACGTTTATCGCCCTGCTGCGATGGAGCAATTAAGAGTATTAGGAGAACAGATCGGCGTAGATGTGCATATAGAACTTGAAAATAAAGATGCAGTAGCGATTGCGCAGAATGCAATTAAAGAAGCAAGAAGTAAAAATAAAAATGTGGTCATCATCGATACCGCCGGCCGTCTGGCTATTGATGAAGAGATGATGACTGAAGTCGCCAATATCAAGAATGCTGCAAAGCCCAATGAAATATTGTTTGTAGTAGATAGTATGACCGGCCAGGATGCAGTGAATACTGCTAAAACATTTAATGATCGATTGGATTTTACCGGCGTCGTATTAACCAAACTAGATGGTGATACAAGAGGCGGTGCTGCATTATCAATTAAGTACACGGTAAACAAACCTATCAAGTTTACCAGCAGTGGCGAAAAGATGGATACACTAGATGTATTCTATCCCGAAAGAATGGCGCAGCGTATTCTCGGCATGGGGGATATCACAACGTTGGTAGAAAAAGCACAGGAACAGTTTGATGAAGTACAGGCTAAAAAGTTAGAAGCTAAGATCCGCAAGAACAAATTTGACTTTGCTGATTTTAAAATGCAATTGGAGCAGATAAAAAAGATGGGTAACATGAAAGACCTGCTTGGCATGATACCCGGTGTAGGTAAACAAGTGAAAGACCTGGATATAAACGATGATTCATTCAAAGGCATTGAAGCAATGATCAATAGCATGACGCCTGCCGAAAGAGCTGACCCAGACTTGATTGATATGAACCGCAAAAAACGAATAGCAAAGGGTAGCGGAAAGGATATTACTGATGTAAACAATTTCATGAAGCAGTTTGAGCAAATGCGGGCCATGATGAAGAACATGAATAAGATGAATATGTTTGGCAAGTCCATCCCCGGTATGAAGAGATAA
- the rpsP gene encoding 30S ribosomal protein S16, protein MSVKIRLQRHGSKKRPFYFIVVADARSPRDGKFIQKIGTYNPTTVPATVQIDRQKSLDWLNKGAQPTDTVRRILSFKGVLYLKHLLRGVGLGLFDEAAAMEKFTKWSTEHEAQIRRRQEEAQRRRGGGRRPMSGGRRPERRTEGGEA, encoded by the coding sequence ATGTCAGTAAAAATCCGACTCCAGCGTCATGGGTCAAAAAAAAGACCATTCTATTTCATCGTAGTAGCAGATGCCCGTAGTCCCCGCGATGGTAAATTCATTCAGAAAATCGGCACTTACAATCCAACCACTGTTCCTGCCACAGTACAGATCGATCGTCAAAAATCACTGGACTGGCTGAACAAAGGTGCACAGCCAACTGATACGGTTCGCCGTATCCTTAGCTTTAAGGGTGTACTTTATCTGAAACATTTACTCCGTGGTGTTGGCCTGGGACTGTTTGATGAAGCAGCAGCAATGGAAAAATTCACCAAGTGGAGCACTGAGCATGAAGCCCAGATCAGGCGCCGCCAGGAAGAGGCTCAACGTCGCAGAGGTGGTGGCCGTCGTCCAATGAGTGGAGGCCGTCGTCCTGAGAGAAGAACTGAAGGTGGTGAGGCTTAA
- a CDS encoding DUF3575 domain-containing protein, translating into MKKAITSFFTAFILFISAQAQEVGYNTTDIGAEYQNYSDCNIIKLHVAFNSKLHHSFHFSVGYNSMSNDDLPVGVKEFSGGIAAGLGYRYYFAYRVHGIFIGARFDFLSGKTELSTSSPETRDASRLMPAAELGYMFLINDMFFITPSVSLGARLKLNSESDLLDEGFTFLPGVSIGFKF; encoded by the coding sequence ATGAAAAAAGCCATCACCAGTTTTTTTACTGCATTTATTTTATTTATTTCAGCACAAGCACAGGAAGTTGGTTACAACACAACAGATATAGGCGCAGAGTACCAGAATTATTCTGACTGCAATATCATTAAGCTCCACGTTGCATTTAATTCCAAACTGCATCATTCATTTCACTTCAGTGTTGGGTATAACTCGATGAGTAACGATGACCTGCCAGTAGGCGTAAAAGAATTCTCTGGTGGCATTGCTGCGGGGCTCGGCTATCGGTATTATTTTGCTTATAGGGTACACGGTATTTTTATCGGGGCAAGATTTGATTTTCTTTCCGGTAAAACAGAATTATCTACTTCATCTCCTGAGACAAGGGATGCTTCGAGGCTAATGCCTGCAGCCGAACTGGGATATATGTTTCTTATTAATGACATGTTTTTTATTACTCCATCTGTATCTCTGGGAGCTAGATTGAAGCTGAATTCCGAAAGTGATCTTTTGGATGAAGGGTTTACTTTTTTACCTGGAGTTAGCATCGGGTTTAAATTCTAA
- a CDS encoding type IX secretion system membrane protein PorP/SprF, producing MKRLIPVFVLLLTSFSVSAQDPNFSQFFASPLTLNPAMTGKFDGVYRVAGNYRNQWPTFNNAFVTYTASFDMGIMKSSLPEIDQFGVGIMAFSDKSGNGILSNNCAALSLAYHKGLDEDGYHQIGAGFQGTYVNKRLDVSKVTFADQLTPLGFTGVTNEIFTNSQVNVSYFDLNAGVLYNGSTNGYNNFYLGASMYHINRPKESFQGGEYLLPARITIQGGFKIPIASYHSLHFSANHSMQANAKNTVVGAAFGLNINGDEENPTNLFLGSWYRFNDAIIPYLGLEFNGLHLGYSYDVNTSELKPGSNMKGGNEISLIFIKKPADPLAKRLNCPRF from the coding sequence ATGAAGAGACTTATACCAGTATTTGTGTTGCTGCTTACTAGTTTTTCAGTGAGTGCACAGGATCCTAATTTTTCCCAATTCTTTGCTTCGCCGCTTACGTTGAATCCTGCAATGACAGGGAAGTTTGACGGAGTTTACCGGGTAGCGGGCAACTATCGTAATCAGTGGCCTACATTTAATAATGCTTTCGTTACTTATACAGCTTCTTTCGATATGGGTATTATGAAAAGCAGTTTACCAGAAATAGATCAGTTTGGGGTAGGTATCATGGCATTCAGCGACAAAAGCGGTAATGGAATTTTGTCAAATAATTGTGCTGCTCTTTCGCTGGCTTATCATAAGGGGCTTGATGAAGACGGCTATCATCAAATAGGTGCAGGCTTCCAGGGCACTTATGTAAACAAGCGGCTCGATGTTTCGAAAGTTACATTTGCTGATCAGTTAACGCCACTTGGGTTTACAGGAGTTACTAATGAAATATTTACAAACAGCCAGGTTAATGTTTCCTATTTTGATTTGAACGCCGGCGTATTATATAATGGATCTACCAATGGATACAATAATTTCTATCTCGGCGCCAGTATGTATCATATCAACCGGCCGAAGGAAAGTTTCCAGGGAGGAGAATATTTATTACCTGCAAGGATCACAATTCAGGGTGGATTTAAAATTCCTATAGCTAGTTACCACAGCCTGCATTTTTCAGCCAATCATAGTATGCAGGCAAATGCAAAAAATACTGTTGTAGGCGCAGCATTTGGTTTGAATATAAATGGTGATGAAGAAAACCCGACTAATCTTTTCCTGGGAAGCTGGTATAGGTTCAATGATGCAATTATCCCTTATTTAGGACTTGAGTTCAACGGACTACATCTGGGTTATTCTTACGATGTAAATACAAGTGAACTGAAACCTGGAAGTAACATGAAGGGAGGAAATGAGATATCGCTCATCTTCATTAAAAAACCTGCTGACCCGCTTGCTAAAAGACTTAATTGCCCTAGATTTTAA
- a CDS encoding uracil phosphoribosyltransferase yields MVINLSENHSLISNWVSELRDVTVQSDRMRFRRNLERIGEIAAYEISKVLPFEEKEIDTPLGTATSKLMTSQPVLATILRAGLPLHQGLLNYFDKADNAFISAYRKHEKDGSFEINIEYLSCPEIDDRVLIISDPMLATGSSLVKTIHQLKDEGSPKEIHIVCAIACTVGIEYVKREEPKVTIWCGDIDDELTAKGYIVPGLGDAGDLAFGTKMQS; encoded by the coding sequence ATGGTAATCAACCTGAGCGAAAATCATTCTTTGATCAGCAACTGGGTAAGTGAGCTGCGTGATGTGACGGTACAATCCGACAGGATGCGTTTTCGCCGCAACCTTGAAAGGATTGGTGAAATAGCAGCGTATGAGATAAGCAAGGTATTACCATTTGAAGAAAAAGAGATTGATACTCCTTTGGGTACTGCTACATCAAAACTAATGACAAGCCAACCTGTGCTGGCAACAATACTTCGTGCTGGATTACCGTTACATCAGGGGCTGCTTAATTATTTTGATAAAGCAGATAACGCATTTATATCAGCTTACCGCAAGCATGAAAAAGACGGCTCATTTGAAATAAATATAGAATATCTCAGTTGTCCCGAAATAGATGACCGGGTACTTATTATTTCAGATCCCATGCTGGCGACAGGCTCATCATTGGTAAAAACGATCCACCAGTTGAAAGATGAGGGTAGCCCAAAAGAGATCCATATCGTTTGTGCCATTGCCTGTACAGTGGGAATTGAGTACGTAAAAAGGGAAGAACCTAAGGTAACGATCTGGTGCGGAGATATTGATGATGAACTAACTGCAAAGGGATATATAGTTCCGGGGCTGGGTGATGCGGGAGATCTTGCATTCGGAACCAAAATGCAGAGTTAA
- a CDS encoding carboxylate-amine ligase, with amino-acid sequence MLFKKLQEKFTLQFEHIFPDKLAPRTVVIIPSLTMDQEILSKISGINHYEERMLCLLMLLRMPRTNVIYVTSETIDPVIIDYYLHMLPGVTGYHAMRRLTLLSCHDSSSKPLTQKILERPRIIKRIKDFIPPDHEAHMSCFNITPYERTLAVQLNIPVYGCDPDLYELGSKSNGRKIFRECGLDVPNGFEDLYTPEDIIKALTKLKEDNPALRKAVVKVNDGFSGDGNAIFYYKGSENSLNLFEWVQNNFENNLKLVASDLSFELFLKKYSEMGGIVEEFVEGEIKTSPSVQCRITPTGRCQVISTHDQELGGDSGQVYLGAHFPASADYGVELGKMGLRVAEIMKDKEVIGRFAIDFISVKTNEGWKHYPIEINLRKGGTTHPFLMLQFLTDGEYNANDGLYYTSKGHLVRYYFCSDNLKSENYVGITPHDLIDIAMVNDIHYDGTSQEGVMFHLIGALSQFGKLGVVCIGSTPQRAREYYDRIVSVLEKECK; translated from the coding sequence ATGCTTTTTAAAAAGCTGCAGGAAAAATTTACCCTGCAGTTTGAACATATTTTCCCGGATAAACTGGCGCCACGTACGGTTGTCATTATTCCATCGCTTACAATGGACCAGGAAATTCTTTCAAAGATCAGCGGCATTAATCATTATGAGGAAAGAATGCTTTGCCTGTTGATGCTGTTGCGTATGCCACGTACCAATGTCATTTATGTAACCAGTGAAACCATTGACCCTGTTATCATTGATTATTATTTACACATGCTTCCGGGTGTTACAGGTTATCATGCCATGCGGCGTCTTACTTTATTAAGTTGTCATGATTCTTCATCAAAACCTTTGACCCAGAAAATTCTTGAACGGCCACGTATTATAAAAAGGATAAAAGATTTTATTCCTCCGGATCATGAAGCACATATGTCATGTTTTAACATTACTCCTTATGAAAGAACTTTGGCTGTACAACTGAATATACCCGTGTACGGCTGTGATCCTGATCTGTATGAACTGGGAAGTAAAAGTAATGGCCGGAAAATTTTCAGGGAATGCGGGTTGGATGTACCCAATGGTTTTGAAGATCTATATACCCCGGAAGATATTATCAAAGCTTTGACAAAACTTAAAGAAGATAATCCTGCATTAAGAAAAGCTGTTGTTAAGGTAAATGATGGCTTCTCTGGTGATGGCAATGCGATCTTTTATTATAAAGGATCGGAAAACTCATTGAATCTTTTCGAATGGGTGCAGAATAATTTTGAAAATAATCTCAAACTGGTTGCCAGTGATTTGAGCTTTGAATTATTTCTGAAGAAGTATAGTGAAATGGGCGGCATTGTTGAAGAGTTTGTTGAAGGCGAGATCAAAACATCGCCATCAGTACAATGTCGTATCACTCCTACTGGCCGGTGCCAGGTCATTTCAACTCATGACCAGGAACTTGGCGGTGATAGCGGACAGGTTTATCTCGGTGCACATTTTCCTGCATCTGCTGACTATGGAGTAGAACTGGGCAAGATGGGTTTAAGGGTTGCAGAAATCATGAAAGACAAAGAAGTGATCGGCCGTTTTGCCATTGATTTTATTTCTGTAAAAACAAATGAAGGATGGAAACATTATCCGATTGAAATAAACTTGCGTAAAGGCGGCACTACACATCCGTTTCTAATGCTCCAGTTTCTTACAGATGGTGAGTATAATGCAAATGATGGTTTGTATTACACATCAAAAGGACATTTGGTACGCTATTATTTCTGTTCAGATAATTTGAAAAGTGAAAACTATGTTGGTATCACACCGCATGATCTTATTGATATAGCGATGGTCAATGATATTCATTACGATGGCACATCACAGGAAGGTGTAATGTTTCATCTTATCGGCGCCCTTTCACAGTTTGGTAAATTAGGTGTAGTGTGTATAGGCAGCACGCCGCAACGGGCAAGAGAATATTATGACAGAATTGTATCTGTGCTTGAAAAAGAATGTAAGTGA
- a CDS encoding tetratricopeptide repeat protein: MGKKNKAAQKKAEITADKNAVKNKKAATGNAGSSSMTNWLVVLVAILPFLISAKQIDPAVVNRFMWLAAVILIFTIVFLLRGKKTLPDNFPLPVKIVFISGAAFALWSIISSTNAVNPAEGFYVVSRQLLNLTVLFVIVFAVIHEEKQFLKIAKTLAIAGILHSFIGIFQFYEAGFTNIPGNYIPYGLMANRNLYGSAQALLIPFCLMVMQQGSRTWKYISGASLFLLVISIFFSQTRSAWLASALIFAITFILIYIFSPGNRKKWLVGSAVALFIIILTIGFLMVTNDNENFKKSIAGRAASFTGTSVDSSSEQKNVSERITIWKKTIELIKKQPVLGVGPGNWRIAIPTTGTEGTAWEAAKYVPDQPHNDYLHIASETGIPGALLYFIPWIIIGLLGLQVIIKTTSEESRLLTIFMIAGMTGFAADSMFSFPEERIEHSLYFTLMCGAVLGAWFNFHTTERNKNISIPKWATYSMVFAAVFAIFIGIKRYSFEVHLNRARGYENVGQHATVLEEAEAAKNSFNTLDPIGNSVEIYSGIAYKATKNYDKALKELKVALKYHPNSYKVYNTIGTVYTEMEQFEEAIKYYNLGLKFAPKAKEGLFNLALNYYNVKNYKGCIDALNRVENEEWKKDQFLVSIYNESSRQLSLQPQQPPK; this comes from the coding sequence ATGGGAAAAAAAAATAAAGCTGCACAAAAAAAAGCAGAAATTACAGCTGATAAAAATGCAGTAAAAAATAAAAAGGCCGCTACTGGCAATGCCGGCTCTTCATCCATGACCAACTGGTTGGTAGTGCTGGTAGCTATTTTACCTTTTCTAATTTCCGCAAAACAAATCGATCCTGCTGTAGTGAACAGGTTTATGTGGTTAGCGGCAGTTATTTTGATCTTTACAATCGTTTTCCTGTTAAGAGGGAAAAAAACATTGCCTGATAATTTTCCGCTACCTGTAAAAATTGTTTTTATTTCGGGTGCTGCTTTTGCTTTATGGTCAATTATTTCTTCCACCAATGCGGTAAACCCTGCTGAAGGGTTTTATGTGGTTAGCCGCCAACTACTAAATCTTACCGTGTTGTTTGTAATTGTATTTGCTGTAATACATGAAGAAAAACAGTTTTTAAAAATCGCCAAAACATTAGCTATAGCCGGAATACTTCACAGCTTTATAGGCATCTTTCAATTCTATGAAGCTGGATTTACTAATATACCGGGTAACTATATCCCTTATGGCCTGATGGCAAACAGGAATCTCTATGGATCTGCACAGGCATTACTCATTCCCTTCTGCCTGATGGTAATGCAACAAGGCAGCCGTACATGGAAATATATTTCAGGTGCTTCATTGTTTTTACTCGTAATCTCTATTTTCTTTTCACAAACAAGATCAGCATGGCTTGCATCTGCATTAATTTTTGCAATTACTTTTATACTGATCTATATTTTTTCGCCTGGTAACAGAAAAAAATGGCTGGTAGGTTCTGCAGTAGCTTTATTTATTATCATTCTTACGATCGGGTTCCTGATGGTAACAAACGATAATGAAAATTTTAAAAAATCAATAGCAGGCCGTGCTGCAAGTTTTACCGGAACATCTGTTGATTCATCATCAGAACAAAAAAATGTATCTGAACGTATAACCATATGGAAAAAAACAATTGAGCTTATAAAAAAACAACCTGTGTTGGGAGTTGGCCCTGGCAACTGGCGCATTGCCATACCAACAACCGGAACAGAAGGTACTGCATGGGAAGCCGCTAAATATGTACCCGACCAACCACATAACGATTACCTGCATATAGCCAGCGAAACAGGAATACCCGGCGCATTGCTTTATTTTATACCATGGATAATAATTGGTTTGCTGGGTTTACAAGTGATCATAAAAACAACATCCGAAGAATCACGATTGCTGACAATATTTATGATTGCAGGAATGACCGGCTTTGCAGCAGACTCTATGTTTAGTTTCCCGGAAGAGAGAATTGAACATTCGCTTTACTTTACACTGATGTGTGGTGCTGTTCTTGGTGCATGGTTTAATTTTCATACTACAGAAAGAAATAAAAATATCTCAATACCAAAATGGGCGACTTACTCTATGGTATTTGCGGCTGTGTTTGCAATTTTCATTGGTATCAAACGATACAGTTTTGAAGTACATCTGAACCGTGCAAGGGGTTATGAAAACGTGGGGCAACATGCAACCGTATTGGAAGAAGCCGAAGCTGCAAAAAACTCCTTTAATACCCTCGACCCTATAGGAAATTCAGTTGAAATATATTCAGGGATAGCATATAAAGCAACAAAAAACTATGACAAAGCCCTAAAGGAATTAAAGGTTGCCTTAAAGTATCATCCGAACAGCTATAAAGTTTATAATACAATTGGAACGGTATATACTGAAATGGAACAGTTCGAAGAAGCCATTAAATATTATAACCTCGGATTAAAGTTTGCTCCTAAAGCCAAAGAGGGATTATTTAATCTTGCATTAAATTACTATAATGTAAAAAATTACAAAGGCTGTATTGATGCTTTAAATAGAGTAGAAAATGAAGAATGGAAAAAAGATCAATTTCTTGTTAGCATCTATAATGAATCATCCCGACAACTATCCTTACAGCCACAACAACCTCCTAAATAA
- a CDS encoding acetyl-CoA C-acyltransferase: MQEAYIVAGYRSAVGKAKRGGFRFYRPDDLAVDVIKGLVASVPQLEAKRVDDVIVGNAVPEAEQGLQFGRIISAKALGIDVPGITINRYCASGLEAIAMATAKIRSGMAECIIAGGTESMSLVPTAGWKTVPSYAIAKDEPDYYLSMGLTAEAVAKEYNISREAQDEFSYHSHQKAINAIQNGYFKPGILPVNVEEVYLDAKGKKQKRNYIVDTDEGPRADTSVDALAKLKPAFAAGGCVTAGNSSQTSDGAAFVIVMSERMINELGLKPIGRLVNSAVAGVHPRIMGIGPVAAIPKVMKQSGMNLSDIDLIELNEAFASQALAVIREAGLDSSKVNINGGAIALGHPLGCTGCKLTIQNLHDMKRLNKKYGMITACVGGGQGIAGIIENIN; the protein is encoded by the coding sequence ATGCAAGAAGCATATATCGTGGCCGGTTACCGTTCGGCAGTTGGAAAAGCAAAACGTGGTGGTTTTCGTTTTTATCGCCCAGATGATCTGGCAGTGGATGTTATAAAAGGTTTAGTAGCATCAGTACCTCAATTGGAAGCCAAAAGAGTGGATGATGTGATTGTTGGTAATGCTGTGCCCGAGGCTGAACAGGGGTTGCAGTTCGGTCGTATTATCTCAGCAAAAGCATTGGGAATCGATGTGCCGGGGATCACTATCAACCGCTATTGCGCCAGCGGCCTGGAGGCTATTGCTATGGCAACAGCAAAGATCAGGTCTGGGATGGCCGAGTGTATTATCGCAGGTGGTACAGAAAGTATGAGCCTTGTTCCAACAGCAGGGTGGAAAACAGTTCCTTCTTATGCTATTGCTAAAGATGAACCGGATTATTATCTAAGTATGGGATTAACTGCCGAAGCAGTAGCAAAAGAATATAATATCAGCCGCGAAGCACAAGATGAATTTTCTTATCATTCACACCAGAAAGCGATCAATGCTATTCAAAACGGGTATTTTAAACCAGGCATATTGCCGGTGAATGTCGAAGAGGTTTATTTGGATGCAAAAGGAAAAAAACAAAAAAGAAATTATATAGTTGATACCGATGAAGGCCCGAGGGCTGATACATCTGTTGATGCATTGGCAAAACTAAAACCTGCATTTGCAGCAGGCGGATGTGTTACTGCGGGTAATTCATCGCAGACAAGCGATGGCGCTGCGTTTGTAATTGTGATGAGTGAAAGGATGATCAATGAACTCGGTTTAAAACCAATTGGTCGTTTAGTAAATTCTGCTGTTGCAGGTGTTCATCCACGTATCATGGGTATTGGCCCGGTAGCTGCTATTCCGAAAGTGATGAAACAATCCGGAATGAACTTATCAGATATTGATCTGATTGAACTGAACGAAGCATTTGCATCGCAGGCACTCGCAGTTATTCGTGAAGCAGGGCTAGACTCTTCTAAAGTAAATATTAATGGCGGTGCTATTGCATTAGGTCATCCATTAGGTTGCACAGGTTGTAAACTCACTATTCAAAACCTGCATGACATGAAACGCCTGAATAAAAAATACGGAATGATCACAGCCTGTGTTGGCGGTGGCCAGGGTATTGCCGGCATAATTGAGAATATTAATTGA
- a CDS encoding quinone-dependent dihydroorotate dehydrogenase — MYKLLLKILFLFPPEGIHYFSMNLLRMLCSVGFIKKMIKDLFSPTRLPIAIGTSLTTQLFNIKFPNKVGLGAGFDKNARYLRELECLGFGFVEIGTVTPLAQPGNDKPRLFRLPKDKALINRMGFNNDGVKVIAERLRQWAMGNGQSINTHSPLTTHHSRLIIGGNIGKNKITPNEDAWKDYEICFNELHHYVDYFVVNVSSPNTPGLRELQEKESLRKILGHLQMLNNAKALAKPILLKIAPDLTKEQIDDVIDLAMEIKLDGLVATNTTISREGLSPESANISKETGGLSGLPIKQRSTEIVKYISEKTNGEITIIASGGIFLGADAKEKLDAGAALVQVWTGFIYEGPGIVKKICKSL; from the coding sequence ATGTATAAATTATTGCTGAAAATATTATTCCTGTTTCCTCCCGAAGGAATTCATTATTTCTCTATGAACCTGCTGCGCATGCTTTGCAGTGTTGGCTTTATTAAAAAAATGATAAAAGATCTTTTCTCTCCCACTCGCCTACCGATAGCTATCGGGACATCACTCACTACTCAACTATTCAATATTAAATTCCCAAATAAAGTAGGCCTGGGTGCTGGTTTCGATAAAAATGCCAGGTACTTGCGGGAGTTGGAATGTTTGGGTTTTGGTTTCGTAGAAATAGGAACTGTAACGCCATTGGCGCAGCCCGGTAATGATAAACCACGTTTATTCCGTTTACCAAAAGACAAAGCGCTGATAAACCGGATGGGATTTAATAATGACGGCGTGAAGGTGATTGCTGAGAGATTACGTCAATGGGCAATGGGCAATGGGCAATCAATAAACACCCATTCACCACTCACCACTCACCATTCACGACTGATCATCGGCGGGAATATCGGCAAAAACAAGATCACACCTAATGAAGATGCATGGAAAGATTATGAAATTTGTTTTAATGAACTACACCATTACGTAGATTATTTTGTTGTGAATGTAAGTTCACCCAATACACCGGGTTTACGGGAATTGCAGGAAAAGGAGTCTCTGCGAAAAATACTAGGTCATTTGCAAATGCTGAATAATGCAAAAGCTCTTGCAAAACCAATACTTTTAAAAATTGCTCCTGATCTGACTAAAGAACAAATTGATGATGTAATTGACCTGGCAATGGAAATAAAATTGGATGGATTGGTAGCAACTAATACAACCATCAGTCGTGAAGGACTTAGTCCGGAATCAGCAAACATCAGTAAGGAAACTGGTGGTTTAAGCGGTTTGCCTATAAAACAAAGAAGCACTGAGATTGTAAAATACATTTCGGAAAAAACAAATGGTGAAATAACTATTATTGCAAGCGGTGGTATTTTTTTAGGAGCTGATGCAAAAGAAAAGTTAGATGCAGGCGCAGCTTTGGTGCAGGTTTGGACGGGTTTTATTTATGAAGGGCCTGGTATTGTAAAGAAAATTTGTAAGTCACTTTAA
- a CDS encoding TerC family protein, which translates to MEHLFTSESIISFLILVVLEVVLGIDNVIFVSIIMGRLKNREDEKRARRIWMITGIISRCLLLYGLSWLLKQKGKELIPESWLGKGFDLASIIMLLGGLFLIWKSVKEIHAKLEGEDPNVEMKKGKGLSLTQAVAQIMIIDAVFSFDSVITAGGTAKHVEIMIAAVVVAMIVMFLFSPAISSFVHKHPTIKMLALSFLVMIGLSLVIEGWDHEQADKLHLKNYIYFGMAFSFGVEMLNMTMRSRAARNRANVVKLNEPHLEKKDDNLSDEAH; encoded by the coding sequence ATGGAACATTTATTTACTTCAGAAAGTATCATTAGTTTTCTTATACTCGTTGTACTTGAGGTCGTACTTGGTATCGATAATGTAATTTTTGTAAGCATCATTATGGGGCGGTTGAAGAACCGTGAAGATGAAAAAAGAGCCCGTCGTATATGGATGATCACTGGCATTATTTCACGTTGTTTGCTATTGTATGGCTTAAGCTGGTTGCTTAAACAAAAAGGGAAAGAACTTATTCCGGAATCATGGCTTGGAAAAGGTTTTGACCTGGCCAGTATTATCATGTTGCTGGGAGGGTTGTTCTTAATATGGAAATCAGTAAAAGAAATTCATGCAAAGCTGGAAGGTGAAGATCCGAATGTAGAAATGAAAAAAGGAAAAGGTCTTTCACTGACACAAGCCGTTGCACAAATAATGATCATTGATGCTGTGTTTTCCTTTGACAGTGTGATCACAGCCGGCGGTACTGCCAAACATGTAGAAATAATGATTGCTGCTGTAGTAGTAGCTATGATCGTAATGTTTTTATTCAGTCCTGCTATCTCTTCTTTTGTACATAAACACCCGACCATAAAAATGCTGGCACTTTCATTTTTGGTAATGATAGGCTTAAGCCTCGTCATTGAAGGATGGGATCATGAACAGGCAGATAAGCTTCACCTGAAAAATTATATTTATTTCGGTATGGCCTTTTCATTTGGCGTAGAAATGCTGAATATGACCATGCGAAGCAGGGCAGCAAGAAATAGAGCAAATGTTGTGAAGCTGAATGAACCTCATCTTGAAAAAAAAGATGACAATCTTTCTGATGAGGCGCATTAA